ATAAATAAATTGTGCTAAAATAAGTAGAAGTATTAATTAGGGGGTTCAGTTTATGAGGGTAGTTGTGTTGGTGGGACCTAGTGGTACTGGTAAGAGTTACCAGGCAGTTCATCTGTCAAAGACTAAAAAAATTAACTATATTATTGATGATGGTCTGCTGATCAAAGGGAATAAAGTGGTGGCAGGCTATTCTGCTAAAAGAGAAAAGTCAAAAATGGCTGCTGTAAAAAGAGCCTTATTTCTAGCTGAAATTCATCGTGAAGAAGTGAAAAAGGCATTGAACAAAGAAAAACCTGAAGGAATTTTGGTTTTAGGTACTTCAGAAAAAATGGTGAATGCCATCGTAGAAGCTTTGGAGCTTGGAGAGATTACAGAAAAAGTTTTTATACAGGATATTGTTACAGAAGAAGAAATTAAGTTAGCTAAAAAAATTAGAAAAAAAGAAGGAAAACACGTTATTCCCGTGCCTACTTTTGAAATAAAAAAAGATTTTTCTGGATATTTTTTAAACCCATTAAGGGTTTTGAAAAAGCTAGGAAAGGGAGATTATCAGGAGCTAGAGGAAAAATCTGTTGTAAGGCCCACCTTTAGTTATATGGGTAAATACACGATTTCCGACAGAGTTATTAGGGATCTTATATTTTACACTGCCAACAAGATCATTGGTGTTTATAAGGTGGAGAATGTAGATATTGTTAATACCCACGGAGGATTAATTATTGAGTTGGAAGTTAAAATTCTTTATGGTAATCCAATTAGACCTTTGATGGAAAGATTGCAGGAACAAGTAAAGCATGAGGTGGAAGAAATGACTTCTTTCAATATCATAGCGGTTGATGTAGCTGTAAAAAGTTTAGTAATATCCTAGCAGGCTGTTTACAATCAAAACGAGGGTATGTTATAATGCAAATGAAGGTCATGAAAAGGATTTCATGGGTTTCCTATACCTCTCTGAAGCAAGCATTCTCAAGTCAAGGGAAAAGCCTTTCAAAATGCTACGCCAGATTTTTTATCACCCTAAAAAATATTTTTAAGGAGGACTTAGAAACATGGGAGAGAAGCACATTAATGTATTTGAAACAGCACAACAACAGGTAAGACAGGCATGCGATAAGTTAGGTGCAGATCCGGCGGTATATGAGATACTGAAAAATCCAATGAGGGTATTGGAAGTAGCCATCCCTGTTAAAATGGATGATGGCACAGTAAAGAGTTTCATTGGCTATAGATCGCAACATAATGATGCTGTTGGTCCCTTCAAAGGTGGCGTGAGATTTCATCCGGATGTAACGATGGACGAAGTAAAAGCGCTTTCTACATGGATGACCTTCAAATGTGGTGTAGTAGGTATTCCTTATGGTGGTGGTAAGGGTGGTATTGTTGTAGACCCATCAGAGTTATCTCAAGGGGAATTGGAAAGGTTATCCAGGGGTTTTGCAAGAGCTATTTCTCCAATTATTGGAGAGAGGGTGGATATTCCGGCTCCTGATGTAAACACAAATGGTCAAATCATGGCCTGGATGGTAGATGAATATCATAAAGCTACTGGTAGATTTGAGCCAGGTGTACTTACAGGAAAGCCTGTAAACTTCTATGGTTCTTTAGCAAGAACAGAAGCTACAGGATATGGCGCAGCAATCATGGCAAGAGATGCTGCTAAAAAAATAGGCATGTCATTACAAGGAGCAACAGTTGC
The sequence above is drawn from the Clostridium formicaceticum genome and encodes:
- a CDS encoding Asp23/Gls24 family envelope stress response protein; translation: MRVVVLVGPSGTGKSYQAVHLSKTKKINYIIDDGLLIKGNKVVAGYSAKREKSKMAAVKRALFLAEIHREEVKKALNKEKPEGILVLGTSEKMVNAIVEALELGEITEKVFIQDIVTEEEIKLAKKIRKKEGKHVIPVPTFEIKKDFSGYFLNPLRVLKKLGKGDYQELEEKSVVRPTFSYMGKYTISDRVIRDLIFYTANKIIGVYKVENVDIVNTHGGLIIELEVKILYGNPIRPLMERLQEQVKHEVEEMTSFNIIAVDVAVKSLVIS
- a CDS encoding Glu/Leu/Phe/Val family dehydrogenase, which produces MGEKHINVFETAQQQVRQACDKLGADPAVYEILKNPMRVLEVAIPVKMDDGTVKSFIGYRSQHNDAVGPFKGGVRFHPDVTMDEVKALSTWMTFKCGVVGIPYGGGKGGIVVDPSELSQGELERLSRGFARAISPIIGERVDIPAPDVNTNGQIMAWMVDEYHKATGRFEPGVLTGKPVNFYGSLARTEATGYGAAIMARDAAKKIGMSLQGATVAIQGFGNVGSYAAVYIEEMGAKVVAVSDASCCLVKEDGLDIPALVEYTKANKLIKGFPAAQKELDRNQLVTMDVDILIPCALENQITAENAGNIKAKIISEGANGPTTLEADKILDEKGIVLVPDILANAGGVTVSYFEWVQNLMRYTWTFEEVQEKQEQLMVKAFEEIWGLKEEHGVNMRVAAYMMSIKRVADAMKLRGWY